TCAAATAGtatattcatatttttaataCTATTTTCTATCTTAGTTTGTAATTGATGATCAACTTCGCTTTTATCTAGCTTATTGTAGCTTCTTATCAGATCATCGACTGTATAAGAGTTTGGCTCGtcattattaatattcaatatCGGTAATACAAGATTTTTGAATTCCTCTTGTAGTCCTGATCTATTACGCACAGGTCTCTGTGCACCAAGAATATCACCAGTTTCGGTATTCTGATGAGCATTCAAAATGATTAAGTTGTTTCTCAAATATTTAGATAATAGTTGAAAAACCGTAGTTTTACCACAACCTGTTTCACCAACTAGTAATATAGgttctttgttcttcatAGCTGACGATACTAACACAACAAGCTTTCTTAATGCATTCGTCCACACAATAGAATTATCCTTTAGGATGTCGGTGTCTTCGAGATTCATATAATACTTATTCATGTTCAATTTAACTTTCATTACACGTTCTAGTACCTTTTTCACTAATAGTTTCTCGGTGTTTGATCTGCATCTCTCGGCAAGAAGCATGTAACCATTAGCAGCGAGTTCTTCATATCCAACTGCGTCTCGCATTGCCCATCTAAATAAATCTCTCAACGTGGCAAAGCTATTCTTCTGTTCAAATAATCTATTGGCAGAGCGTTCAATAGCCAGTTGTCTGTAGACTTCAACGATTTTTTTAGCATATGTAGGTGCTATTTGGCAACGTTCTCTTAAAATTATTTCTAATTCATCTTGAGGGATGTCATCAAAATGCAATTCCAGGAAACGGTTTCTAAAGGCTCTGGATAAAAATTTACGACCACCATATAGGCCAGGTGGATTCTGAGTAGCAAATAACATGAAATCAGGGTGAGGATGGACAACTTCTTGTGTTTCAGGAATAAATAATTCCCTATTGTCGTCTAAAAGTCTGTTCAATGCCTCTAAAACGTCTGTTGGAGCCAAATTCAATTCATCTAGTACAATCCAATAACCTTTTCTCAAAGCTTCTACTAAGATACCTTCTTTGAAGGACAGTTTTCCTGTATCATCCGTAACATACGTACCTAAGTATTCTTGTAAGTCTGTATGTTCATGATTGTTGATACGGACAAAAGTATGGCCCGTGATATCAGCTAAATACTTGATCATACTTGTTTTACCTGCTGATGTAGGACCTTGAATTAACACTGGAAATCTGCTTCCCAAAGTAGCCCTGACAAGgttcatcatatttttttcaacaaaagGAGTGATAATATAATGTGCTTGAGGTTTTAACTCACCAGGTCCCTTCTTCATCCAATAATGCTTAAATTGAATATAGTTCTCCCCAGGTGATTGCGGAATTTGAGATAAGACAgattttatgtttttgaGTCTGCCAATGGTGTACTTCGAAATTAAAGGACGTAAAATATCTTCTGATTTCTGGTCCAATAAGGTCAAGAAACTCATACAAAAACCATCATATAAGGCCCGTCTTAGTCCATATACATGGACAATGTCAcaaacatataataatgTTCTGGTAAGAGTTCTTATACTGAAGTGTGGTCTCTGATTTGATCCATCGACGATGACATTGTTCTCTGAAAGCTTTTTAGTTTCAAGATAGAGTTCTGCGATGTCATTACCAACCCATTCATCACTGACACTGTATTTTCCGATATACTTATCAATAATTGCAAGTAAATCACTAATGTCCCTATCTGGAGAATGAACATAAATCTCGGTAAACCTAGAACGAATACCAGACGGAAGCTCTTTTTTACCTACATCAGTGGCAGGATTCATACAGCCAAATAATCTGAAGTCAGGATGTGCTTTGATTGGAAGCATATCACCCTTGTCAGCTAATAAAATGCTTCTAGATTCTGGATCTGCTAGCAAATCGGATATACTTTCTAATGTGTCGGCAGATGCTAAGttaatttcatcaagtaGCAGCCATTCACCATTTTTAATAGCTTTTACAAGTGCACCTTCAACAAAATTAAAGACAAACGAATTCTCCAAGCTTGAAGATTGAACCTCGAACTTTTCTACATCATCTTTGAATAATTGCCATTTCTTGAAGAGTTGAGATTTTTCATTACTATTGAGCTTGCGTCTTTTCTTCTGAGAATCACgattttcttcatccttATGTGATTGAAGAATGGTAGATGCCATTTTAAATGCTTCGTTCCAAAGCTTTACTACATTCTTCCAATTACCACGGTTGAAGAATTTATGAAGCATTTTATAAAAcctttcatttttcttcatgGAGAATGTGGATGCAAAAAGTATTTCAAATTCCTCTTGTATAGGAATGGCAATTGATTTAGAGTTAACAGGTTTGTAACCACCCAATAAATCACCAGATTCAGTTTGTTGTGATACATTAATAACATTTAAAGTCTTGTGTAAAAGTTTCGATACCTGCTGTACAACAGTTGTCTTACCAGTACCTGTCTCACCAACAAGAAGTAGCGGTTCATTCATTTGTATTGACATGGCAATTTGTTCCATAAGTCTTAAAGAATGATTTGTGGTAGCAAAATTAGTACTATTCACAGATTTCTTTTGCATATTTAAAGAGTTCTTCTCAAGTTTAGAGCGCCCgattttgatgaaattatcCTGGTTTTCAAAGCTAGGGACACGACTATTGAGATAAACCAATATTCTGGATTCTGGTATTTCTAACGTTCTACCAATTCCATGATAAAGAGGTTCTAAGGCACGATATTCTCCTACAGCTGCAGTGAAGCAATCTGCTGTTTCTGCAAAAATATCGTCAAATACACTTGTCTCTATCAGATGATCAGAATCTTTGATGTTATTCGCAGTAAATATAGACGTCAATCTGTGGCACAGTTTTGTTAAATCTCTTATGGAAATACCTCTTGAATGGCTGCCTTTATTCAGGGAAATAAATTTAGGGTCTTGGTAAATTGAATGTATGTTGTGATAAGTTTCAATAAGTTGAGGAATTAATCTAGTTAGCAGAGAAAATTTCTTCGACAAGATCTCTTCGAGGTCCTTGTCAGAAGGTTCTTCTAGAGAAACAATATTCCAAGCACTTTTACCGATCATGTTGATTACTGGCTCAGAATCCTTTGTTGAGTTTCTTTCGCTGGTTTGTACTGTCGCAATTAACTGAAACCCTTTTGCTGCTTTCAATGTTTCACCACGAGACGGTATTGTCAGTTCCCTTTTCTCCAGTAGTGAGAGAATTACAGATAAAACTTCTGTAGGAGCCttatcaatatcttctatCAAAACCCATCTACCTTCTTTGACAGCAGTTGCAAGTACACCTGATTTCCATGTAAATGTGCCTGGTTTTTCACCAGAGGTATATGTACCAATCAGAAGTTTAGCATCTGTTTGTTCACCTAAGTGGATTTTAACAACAGAGTCATGTGTTTTCATATATTTGCTTAATTCATTGATTAAAAAGGTTTTACCAGTACCAGCCTTACCGACAAGCATCATAGGTTCATTTTTCTGGATAAGCTTTGCCAGTTTTTTTAGTACAGCAACAGTCTGTTTGGTCGGAACATAGTCGAAATCGTAATCTCTGGTATCTTTAGTAGTGACTATTCTTGGGGTCAATATACCACAAATTGATACTATATGGTCTGTAAAGCAATCAGTACCGAATGTTATTATGTTCGATGAAGTGGGATTACTCTCATCACCGATTTTTGGTAGACTGAAGAATTCAGAGAATCTATGGGCTTCATTCAATTCCATAAATTTATAATTCACATTACTCAAACCTTCATAGTACCCTGGAATATTGTTACAATTACCAATATACAGGTCAGTTGTTTCTAGTATATGCTTTTCGTTAGTGTTCAAAAGAGTGCATAAAACTCTCACAGCCAGGAATTTCATTTCCATTGAACTTTCTTGAGTAGCTAGTATTTTGTAGAGGATTTCCAtcttaatatatttattgaagatCTGCTGATTCTCATATAGGATACGATAGTATGCAAGTAATATTTCAGATTTCTTTTCCATGTTTATTGCAGGTGAGTCTAATAATTTAGTGAAGTTATCAGCAAATTCTGACATGCAGTTATCGATAAGATTAGTACTCATAGGGAAGATGGTGATAATTCTGGCAAGTTGGGAAAGAATTTCAATTGCTTCATCATCTGTACAGTGCTGTAAAGAAACAATCCATCTTGAGACAACTTCTGGAAATAGCTCCTCATAAATGTATACGTATGCGCTAGCTTCATATTTTCTAGCTAGTATGAACTGCGTCAAACCTTCCAAGTTAGATATCTGAGCAGAATTGCTCTTGGAGAATTCAAATAAATCTATAGTAGCATTCGGATTTCTTTTAACAAACTCATCTCTTCTTTGGAAGGCCTTATCCAAGTCGAACACAACGGTGTCGGCAGATTGAATAGACATCGGAAGGTTGTTAAAACTTAAAGTCAGAATAATCAAAGATGTTTCTTAAATAACCTTTCTGATTTAAAGTTAGggaataatgaaaaaatactGTTGTATCTTCACAAGATGTAGTATTCAGTCTCAATATCTATTCTAAATTACAATAATATGGGCAATAAATCGAATGAATAACGCTGACTAGACTGTATATGTTATAAGCTTTAtttcagctcatcgcaattttttcaaaatttcactCGCAGCCTGGGAGCCCAAGATGGGCATCGCAAAATgaatctgaaaaatttaacaaaaacaatgaaaattttcagaaaagGAAGgattgcgatgagctcgTTTGATGTTATGTGGTAACTTCAACACAATAGCAAGCAATAACCATAATTGTTACCCTTCAGTTCAAGTGATTACAAAAGCACAATATGTGTCATACACCAATTTTTTTACAGCTTGTAATTGTTTACAGCAAAGATACGGATATTATAAGAGAATCTGATTCATTTGGTGATGATGGGCAAAGAAACACCTTCTTTGAGACCAGTCGAATTACCAATCCAGCCAGTGGGATTCCAGGATAGATATAAAGTTATACATAAGATATGCGAGGCACTGGAGAAAGTAGCATATCCACGTGTGAAACTGGCGAAGTTTGCCGTGTCTTTAGAGTTGAAATTGGCGAAGGAGAGCAAAACATCACAGTTGTATCGCTTTAATGTCGGTATCTTGCTAAGAGATATTGTCAAATTCAAAGCTAATGTCTATAAGCTGAAAATAGCTAACAAACCATTAGTACCGCAAAAGGTGAATGGGAGATCTCATACTGCCCCTATAACTACAAAGCAGGAAGTCTTCACAAGGTTGAGAGAGCTCCTTATAGACAAGGAAACGTTACGCAAAAATGGTTATATTCTGCCGGATGTAAAATATGAGCCACAGCAACCTGTTAGTAGTCATGTTACATGTGTAAGATGTGGTACAAAATTCAGTAAGGAAGACATTATGAACTCGGTAGTTTGCAAGTTTCATCCTTCAAAGAAGTTGTATGATAAATCAACCAAATTAGAGATCTACCCTTGCTGTGGGGAGTCAACATCGTCAGTTTCATTTCTGAGACTAGGATGTTCAACTCAGAAGCATCATGTGTATAAGGGTGAAACATATTCAGAACTTTGTACAATAGCAAATTTTCTCACCACAGATCTTATTGATGGTAAAGAGAATGTCTTGGCGTTAGATTGTGAGATGGGGTTTACCACAATGGGATATGAAATGGTGAGATTAACTATTGTAGACTTTTTCACTAGTAAGACCCTTTATGATGAAATCATAAGGCCAATTGGAGAGGTCATTGACTTGAACACACAATTCAGTGGTGTTCGTGAGGAGGATATACTTTATGCCAAGGACTACGAAGATGTTATGGAGGATGTTCTGAGAGCAGATATGATTAATAGAAACAGTATATTGATAGGTCATGGATTAGAAAACGATTTGAACGTGATGCGTTTATTTCACACTCGTATTCTTGATACTGCTATCATGTATTCCGTGGGCAGATTTAAGAACTCGCTTAAAAATTTGAGTTTTGAAATACTGAGCAGAAAGATTCAATTAGGGGAGCATGACAGTTCACAAGATGCAATTGCAGCTATGGATATCATAAAAGCAAAGAATGGTATATCCATTACACAAACAGATTGGTAGGAAATGGTCTATGGATACATGTGTAAACATTACTTATATTTCTTATAATCATATAGCTGGACTATGGGtgatataatatcaaaatcataTAATACGAATGTAATGGATCAAAACgaaattttttatctttcatGAGGTCCTTGAAGTAACCCTTCTTGGACATTTGGTCAATTTGAAACAATACAGAGATGATCAGCAGTTCCCCTGCATAAGGATGAACCGTTTTACAAAGAGATTTATtcgttttttttttacatcTCTTTAGGTtacatatataatataagaGTGTTAATTTGCAACAGTCTTGTTCtaataataagaaataaGGTTACAATTAATAAGTGATCGCTCCCGAGATTCTGAGTTCGATTCTCGGGatatgaaaaaattattcGAGTACTTCTATATGATTATTTTGGCCATTATAAAACCTAAAGCCCTTAAAATAAcatatatgatattttatGATAAGAAAATGCAATGCACAATATCTTAAGAAGTAGATTAGAAACGAAGTTGAAAAGACAAATTTGGATTTGGATTTTACACTTAGTAAATGTATTCTtgataaattaaaaatgtCTATAAATTGTATGAATATCTTAGAAATAAAGTGATTGGTTTCTTAAAACCTCTATAAaatgttgttgttgttttttatGCAGTTTTGTTTATTTACCATTCCAATAAGTCATCCTTGGCGTATAGGTAGTCATCGAAAATGAATTCGACTTCATCGGTTTCTGGGTTGTAACCACCAACTCTGATAGATTCGTGGTTCTTAACAATGATATCACAACCCTTCTCCTTCAAGAAGTCAACATCAAAAGTGGTGGCAATACCGATGATCTTACAGCCAGCGGCCTTACCAGCGGCGATACCAGCAGGAGCATCTTCGAAGACAACTACCTTGGACTTTGATGGATCTTCTTTGTTGATTGGGAAACCTAGACCTTCTCTACCCTTTAGGTATGGTTCTGGGAATGGCTTACCTTGCTTAACATCATTAGCAGTAATGAAGTATTCTGGTCTTTCAATGTTCAAGATCTTGAACCATTTTTGAGCCATATCTCTAGTACCAGATGTGGCAACAGCCCATTTTTCCTTTGGCAACTTGTTCAAATCTGTACAAAGCTTGACGGCACCTGGAACCTCGATGGAATGTTCACCGTACTTCTCTGGAATTTCACCTTCTAGCTTGTTAACGTATTCTTCATCAGCATAGTCTGGAGCAAACTTGGCGATGGCATCGTAAGTTCTCCAACCATGAGAAATGTGGATAACATGTTCAGCATCGAAGTATGGCTTATCCTTACCGAAATCTCTCCAGAAAGCAGCAATGGCTGGTTGAGAGATGATGATAGTACCATCAACATCGAACAGAGCGGCGTTAACTTTCAAAGAAACTGGAGAAGTGGACATGTTTATTGTAATTGTATTTGTAGTTTTGATTAGCGATTGATGTAATAATCTGTATTGCTTggttttttatattttattataaagTATATGAATGGGAATAAcaaaaagttttgaaaagtaGCAATTATCTAccctttatatataattatttcATGATGGAAACGCCAATATGTTTTAATCATACTTTGAGTCAAAATGACGTATGTTTGATCCAAAAAAGCAATTCCTTTCATGGACttaaattgataaaaagaaagaaaagtaaAGTAAGCCCCCGCAACTTTAGTGGAAAAAGTACCAAATCTCACTACcatattgctttttttattgtgtGCGCCCCCTCCCACGGGGTGTTAGAGCAGACAATCGTatgaaatttcttttttttcttattttatTGGTATTATGCAGACAACTACAGCAGCAGTCTCAAAATTCTCGAGATCACtggaaattgaaaatcatttctttttttcccaCAAATTGGATATACACGCAGTCCACGAACAATATTGAGGGATTGAGCGGTACTGAGAACGCGGAAGTGGGAGGAAGCCCCGATAACCttaaaatttctttttcatcttAAAATGcaagatttctttttcttgaaatgaCGAGTGTAAGTTGGGAACCAAATTAATGGCGTTACTATTGCAACGTTGCGCTAAATGTGAAGAGGATTACTACTGATCGCTATgttgaggatgatgaagatattgtcTTACtatttgctttcttttttatgtttGAGGGTGCTAATAATGACGAATATCTAGTCCTTTTCAATAGAAAGTAGTACACGTGTAGCCCAGCAAAAGTTATACTACATCATTCTTATAACGAAATTTTATAGTCAGTATTAGTAACAAGGATATCATTCCGACTAGTAATAACACGGCTATTTACCTAGCAAATAAACAATTAGAgagaaattttttataaCTAATTATAGAAAATCGATGGTTTTACAATATTCTTTAGTACTACAATAGGTAACAGCCTTGATCGCGATGAGCATGATTTTATCCTTCTTTAGGCCTATCTTCCACATGGATTTTGCAATATGTAGTTTCAGGCCTGGGCAGTACTGTAATTCTGACATATTAGTGAAGTCGGGCACTCTTTCATTACATTTAGTGTCGCCTACCAGTGAGAAAATATTGTTGCACTTAATCCCATTGACTTGCATGTCGCATAAAGATACACAAGCAGGCAGTACTAATAGCTGAGACCTAACACACtcgtttttttttgaggCACAGCTTGGAAGTCCCGGAGCAGTCACCTTATAATTTGAGAGATCTACTTGATTGTCTTCACCATTGTAGAATAGATCAGCAAACAACTTCTGGAATAGGAACGCTGTGGAACCACATAATTCTACATGGACTGCCTTCTTAGActtattaaatattaaacTGCATTCGCTATTGTCGAGTTGGAATATCAAATCTCTTGGATTGGCATCAACATATGGTCTCTTATAAGTTACAATATCCCAgattttctctttctgaGCAAACGATTTTGCGGTGTTATTGCAATCGCttaattttagttttttccTCTCCGGTTCCTTTTCTTGGTCATCGCAAGAAGAACTATTACTATGttcagaagaagatagGTTCGTGTCGTTAGAGTGCTGTACAGCTTTCTCAATTtgattatctttttttatatgCTCTTCTTGCCGTACGCAGGCTGCGATCATAGTCTGTGGGTTAGCGACCATTGGTCTCCTTAAATCGAGTCCCGATTTACTTATATCGCCCAAGTGTATACTTATCTCTTCAACATTTGACATAGGGTTATTCATCACCTTGCATTTAATCAGTTTTTGTTCCAAATTGTTTAGTCTATAGTACCTACATTCCTGGATGAGCGATGCTCTTCTAATATCGTCCATTTCTAGATGAGCACCGCTCAGTAACGTCAGTATTTGGGCAAAATATTCTGCTGATCTAGGCACATACGTTGGCGGGTAAGGTGATAAGTGTAATTTCTTCTCCAGGATACGAGCTTCGATCTCTTTGTAAAACCCTGAAATGACGACGTTGAAGTAGTTGTTGTTATCACCTTCGTTCTTGAACAGACTTTTTGGCACTTGGAAGGACTTCCCACCTACATTAATATAGTAGAATTCTGGGTTCCTCAAAAACTTAACCAGTTTCGGCAGCGAGTAAAAGAGGGCATCTGTGAACAAGGTTGTGTACTCCACTTCGTCTTTGATTGAGGTGAAGTACCCTTGCATGTGGCGGTATATGATTTCGAAGCACTCGGTGGACCTGTCCAGGAACAGCACTTCGCTGTCAGTATTGTTCTTCTGGAAGTAGTCTGTGAAGAAGTTGGGCCCATCCCAGCTTAAGGTCCTGCCTGTGATCTTGAATAGTTTCTGACCAACTTGTATCTTATAGACTTTGTCCTGAGGCAGCAAATCTGGCACAGACTCATAGCTTTCGCGGCTTGGAGGCATAATTTTGTGGTGTGTGTTATAAGTTATCTACCTGGTAGTATTCGTGGAGAGCATTCCTGCATCCAAGAAGTCTGCTGTGTGTGAGCAATAAAAACTTCacatacatatatatatctatcAGTGCATCTAAGAGTATTTTTAAAGTCTTCGAGGGTGGGATATAACGATCTACCGTGGCACAAGTGTATTACAAAGCAACTCCGTGTCAGACCTCCCCCTGCCCCCATACAATTGTATGTCTATAAATCCAAGTATTATTCTGAATGGAATGATATTTGTCAGCaagaaatttcaaagcTTTTTCGAAATGTGAGATGGCAGAGCAAAGGGGTTCCCACTGCATTTCCCTAGTGATTACTGATGAGTCTATCAATATTGCAGTACCAGTGTGGATCCGAGAGCACATTGATAGTACATTAAGTCCTTTTGAAGATGCTCCCGGTGTATTTCTAGTGGAAGCTAAGATCAGGTAGAGATAGCGTAAGGGAAAGAGCCCATCAAAAGAAGACACAACCAAACTGAACAAACTATTTGTCATTGCCCTTTACCCGGACGCACAAAAACCTTGCTCCCCCTCATCGGGTTTTGGCTCTCATCGTCGGCTCGTCGGGTCAATAACGCGGGTTCAGCATTTGTAGGCTTCAGTGTCGGCTGATAACGGTCCCTGCAATAGCAAACCCGTTCCGTTCCTTTCATCCAACCCCTCCAGCATTGTCTGTGCCTGGGAGGACGGGCCGGTTAAACACAAATATGTGAATGTGTGCCCGCGGGACCTCCCACAGCCTCCACAGCCTCTGCAGCCTCCACGTCCACTGTTCCATATGTGCATCGTGATGTACGATATAATTTTTCGAATTAAGTAAGTTGTCGTTAGCTATGACTAGAATGTATATGTATCACACAATACGTATTTCTAATGACATCACCGTGAATCACTGGGTATCGTACTTAACGGTGTAACTGTGCATGTGAAATATGCTCGTATAGTAGCATAGAGTTTGTTTTATGCGTCTTTCTGATGTCCAAGTTGCTCTTGTTGTCTATTGATCCATGAATGCTTGAGGATTGCACGAATGTACATCTACATCTACAAGCCATGATCAATTGAGATTATGaggtattttctttctggaATTTCACTAGATCTTTGATCCAGGCAATCCCAGATCGCCACCATCGAGGGTGTGTTGATCGCATCGTTCAAGCTCTAATATATTGTGTGAATCTTCACAGGCTTAGCCATTTTGAGCTATTTTGTGTGTGTTCCCAGAGAGCAATTAATACAATAGCAATGGCCTGGTTCTGATTATGTATCATTGTGTATTTGTAATCTATACAAGTGGGGTCTGGCTGGCGATTATCGATATGTATGCATAAACTGTGTAACCCCAGCATCGGTTTGTCAATGTCAATGGCACCTGCACAtgatttttattaaaaCCCAATTCCTCCCGATAATGCACAGGTGCAGCGTATCGGGGTGTGTATCGATTGTTTTGTGTTGAGATATGTCTTGGAAAAAGAATCAACCCTTTGTCCTCGTagtttttggttttttttttttactcaTCACACCATCATACTGTACTGGGAAGACGTCACCTTTCCTTTCCGAGTGATTTCTTGGAAGAGAAACTTGCCATTGCTGTTAGTAGGGGTGTGTGCCCTTTCTCTCATTGAAAGGGTCTAGCATAATTGCAAAAGCGATGCTCTCTCAATTGTGTCTTCATAACAGAAGGGGTGGCAATACTTTCCCAATACCGTCTTCTCTCTCTAAGGTACTACATGCAGACCATCAATTTGGGCTTGCAAGTACCctaattttaattaaatATCAATTGTGAATggggaaaaaaaaaggtataTAAGCTGGGTATAGTTTTCTTGCATTTGGTACATTTCTCATTCACAATTTATATACAATTGTATACTACTACAACAACTACAAACTAAATACAcaagacaaaaaaaattacaatGGCTGCTCCTCAAGTTAACGAAAAGTTCGATGTCAAGGACATCAAGTTCCAATACATTGATTTCGATCAATCTGTGTCCCACGATGCCTGTGCTATGCCAAGCACCACTTCCTGGTCCGACTTCTTGGCCAAGAACAAGACTGTCGTCATCACTGGTGCCCCAGCTGCTTTCTCCCCAACTTGTTCCATCAGCCACATCCCAGGCTACATCTCCAAGCTGAGCGACCTGGAAGCCAAGGGCGTTGACcaagttgttgttgtcaCCGTTGACAACCCATTCGCCAACGAGGCCTGGGCCAAGAACTTGGGTGTGCAAAACACCAAGCACATCAAGTTCGCCACCGACGCCGGTGCCGAGCTGGTCAGACACTTGGGCTACGAGTTGAAGGTCGGCGAAGGTGTCTACTGGAGTGGTAGATGGACCGTCATTGTCAAGGACGGTGTTGTTGTCTACGCCGGCAACGAGTCCAACCCAGCCTCCGATGTCACCGTCTCCtctgttgaagaagcttTGAAGCATTTGTAAATACGCAATGTATAAGATAGATATTCGCTAATAAATTTTATGAAACTTTAAATTAAAACCTCTCGCTCCTACCCGCAGCCCTAAGGTAAAAAAAGAGTGCTTAGTGGGATTACTTGAGCAAAATGGGTCTGCCAGGTTTGCTAGATTTGTAGCTTTATAGAATTGCAGatagtaaaaaataaaaaacatGAATTTTGTTTATTGTTTCACGAAAAAATGTTATAATTAAAACTCTATGTAGTTGAATATCAAACACGTACACACACtgctttctctttttttttccattatATCTGtataagaaataaattaagttaaaaaaaagaataagaaaaatttagaaaaaaattaaaccTTGAGATTGTGAGAACACAACGGCTCAAGTCAAATTTAATATCCcataattaaaaaatttgttgattAGAAAAAATTGTCTTTTAAGCTCTATAAGGAGGTTAaaattacaacaacaaagcAGCGGCACCAGC
This is a stretch of genomic DNA from Nakaseomyces glabratus chromosome M, complete sequence. It encodes these proteins:
- the REX3 gene encoding RNA exonuclease (CAGL0M11638g~Ortholog(s) have 3'-5'-exoribonuclease activity and role in U5 snRNA 3'-end processing, exonucleolytic trimming to generate mature 3'-end of 5.8S rRNA from tricistronic rRNA transcript (SSU-rRNA, 5.8S rRNA, LSU-rRNA)), with translation MMGKETPSLRPVELPIQPVGFQDRYKVIHKICEALEKVAYPRVKLAKFAVSLELKLAKESKTSQLYRFNVGILLRDIVKFKANVYKLKIANKPLVPQKVNGRSHTAPITTKQEVFTRLRELLIDKETLRKNGYILPDVKYEPQQPVSSHVTCVRCGTKFSKEDIMNSVVCKFHPSKKLYDKSTKLEIYPCCGESTSSVSFLRLGCSTQKHHVYKGETYSELCTIANFLTTDLIDGKENVLALDCEMGFTTMGYEMVRLTIVDFFTSKTLYDEIIRPIGEVIDLNTQFSGVREEDILYAKDYEDVMEDVLRADMINRNSILIGHGLENDLNVMRLFHTRILDTAIMYSVGRFKNSLKNLSFEILSRKIQLGEHDSSQDAIAAMDIIKAKNGISITQTDW
- a CDS encoding uncharacterized protein (CAGL0M11682g~Ortholog(s) have nucleus localization), which codes for MPPSRESYESVPDLLPQDKVYKIQVGQKLFKITGRTLSWDGPNFFTDYFQKNNTDSEVLFLDRSTECFEIIYRHMQGYFTSIKDEVEYTTLFTDALFYSLPKLVKFLRNPEFYYINVGGKSFQVPKSLFKNEGDNNNYFNVVISGFYKEIEARILEKKLHLSPYPPTYVPRSAEYFAQILTLLSGAHLEMDDIRRASLIQECRYYRLNNLEQKLIKCKVMNNPMSNVEEISIHLGDISKSGLDLRRPMVANPQTMIAACVRQEEHIKKDNQIEKAVQHSNDTNLSSSEHSNSSSCDDQEKEPERKKLKLSDCNNTAKSFAQKEKIWDIVTYKRPYVDANPRDLIFQLDNSECSLIFNKSKKAVHVELCGSTAFLFQKLFADLFYNGEDNQVDLSNYKVTAPGLPSCASKKNECVRSQLLVLPACVSLCDMQVNGIKCNNIFSLVGDTKCNERVPDFTNMSELQYCPGLKLHIAKSMWKIGLKKDKIMLIAIKAVTYCSTKEYCKTIDFL
- the AHP1 gene encoding thioredoxin peroxidase AHP1 (CAGL0M11704g~Putative thiol-specific peroxiredoxin; alkyl hydroperoxide reductase; protein differentially expressed in azole resistant strain; expression upregulated in biofilm vs planktonic cell culture; protein abundance decreased in ace2 mutant cells) gives rise to the protein MAAPQVNEKFDVKDIKFQYIDFDQSVSHDACAMPSTTSWSDFLAKNKTVVITGAPAAFSPTCSISHIPGYISKLSDLEAKGVDQVVVVTVDNPFANEAWAKNLGVQNTKHIKFATDAGAELVRHLGYELKVGEGVYWSGRWTVIVKDGVVVYAGNESNPASDVTVSSVEEALKHL
- a CDS encoding HAD family hydrolase (CAGL0M11660g~Has domain(s) with predicted hydrolase activity) — encoded protein: MSTSPVSLKVNAALFDVDGTIIISQPAIAAFWRDFGKDKPYFDAEHVIHISHGWRTYDAIAKFAPDYADEEYVNKLEGEIPEKYGEHSIEVPGAVKLCTDLNKLPKEKWAVATSGTRDMAQKWFKILNIERPEYFITANDVKQGKPFPEPYLKGREGLGFPINKEDPSKSKVVVFEDAPAGIAAGKAAGCKIIGIATTFDVDFLKEKGCDIIVKNHESIRVGGYNPETDEVEFIFDDYLYAKDDLLEW